In Gossypium hirsutum isolate 1008001.06 chromosome D06, Gossypium_hirsutum_v2.1, whole genome shotgun sequence, one genomic interval encodes:
- the LOC121218593 gene encoding uncharacterized protein produces MQSSIIRVIGVNEAGEAAKIEHLSHQHCLVLADKMEEENDRKCDGCMLPISNIFYYCSECPFFLHKTCAELPRFKQHWFHHSNATLNFDSFKWCNFCRRSCSGFFYEIGGYLEICIRCAKVADIIECERHQHFLFFDFKYREKCNGCGIWCRRGAFRCGKCRFALDFGCLTLPHSALHKIDEHKLKLTYHDDKEQSYCDICEQYRDPSFWYYSCSIYDTSAHPECVLGQFPFLKDGSIMPSYFYRNHHHHDLKFFRKVEGFPECSPCGKFCQEEILKCETPTCNYIVHCKYKCRWDN; encoded by the coding sequence atGCAGTCTTCCATCATTCGTGTTATTGGGGTGAATGAAGCTGGGGAAGCTGCAAAGATTGAACATTTGAGTCATCAACATTGCTTGGTGTTAGCAGACAAGATGGAGGAGgaaaatgatagaaaatgtgATGGGTGCATGCTACCTATCtcaaatattttctattattgttcAGAATGCCCCTTTTTTCTTCATAAAACCTGTGCTGAATTGCCAAGATTCAAGCAACATTGGTTTCATCACAGCAATGCCACCCTTAATTTTGACAGCTTCAAATGGTGTAACTTTTGCCGTCGATCTTGTAGTGGTTTCTTCTACGAAATTGGAGGATATTTAGAAATTTGCATAAGGTGTGCTAAAGTTGCTGATATCATTGAATGTGAAAGACACCAACACTTTCTCTTTTTTGATTTCAAATACAGGGAGAAATGTAATGGTTGTGGCATCTGGTGTCGGCGTGGTGCATTCAGATGTGGAAAGTGCAGATTTGCTTTGGATTTTGGATGCTTAACATTACCACATTCAGCTCTTCACAAAATTGATGAACACAAGTTAAAGCTTACTTATCATGATGATAAGGAGCAAAGTTATTGTGATATTTGTGAGCAATATAGAGATCCAAGCTTTTGGTATTATTCTTGTTCAATCTATGATACTTCTGCTCATCCCGAATGTGTTCTTGGACAATTTCCATTTCTAAAGGATGGGAGCATAATGCCTTCTTATTTTTATcgcaatcatcatcatcatgatcTTAAATTTTTTAGGAAGGTCGAGGGCTTCCCTGAATGCTCTCCTTGTGGAAAGTTTTGCCAAGAAGAAATTCTAAAGTGTGAAACGCCTACATGCAACTATATTGTCCACTGCAAATACAAATGTCGTTGGGATAACTAA
- the LOC107944886 gene encoding uncharacterized protein, giving the protein MKNQNESASHDKSVQQIQHPFHRQHPLVLVAEQSNEGLKAHCDGCGELLSAPCFTCIHCNYHLHKQCAEAPLYLHNHPLHSKHSGAGLFLRRGPYPRDLKVYGCALCKEKCNMFFYLCRECYFSIDIKCAQLSSSFKFSQLSKHDIHEHPLTFIESPMAIDVFKRFSCSWCHEPLTDATYFCSTCPSFIIHKKCLDELPTEINHPSHHIHPLFLHYSDRNHFCNLCQKEHSGAFYGCSLCHFNINLECALLRSIVEDKSRHQHPLTLFWRQDSFICDACGTEGNYISYICSTCCTIVHKKCISLPRIIKFSRHDHCIFHKHFLQTRELTRKDCKICFNEVKLDRGSYSCRRPGCNYVVHVNCVLEDARLYKVIEDEKQCEELEEKSMQSSIIRIIEVNEAGEATKIEHFSHRHCLVLADKLEEEIDRKCDRCMLPISNIFYYCSECPFFLHKTCAELPIIKQHWFHQSNAYFNSDSFKKCYFCSQYSSGFFYRIRGYMDMCTRCAEVADIIECEGHQHFLFFDFKCKEKCNGCGERCQYGAFRCGKCRFALDFGCLTLPHSALHKIDEHKLKLTYHDDKEQSYCDICEQYRDPSFWYYSCSNCDTSAHPKCVLGNFPFLKDGVTASSYYHNHHHNLKFFRKVEGFPECSRCGKFCQEEIFKCKESTCDYIVHCKCLGLYH; this is encoded by the coding sequence ATGAAGAACCAGAATGAGAGTGCAAGTCACGACAAGTCGGTGCAACAGATTCAGCATCCTTTTCATCGGCAACATCCCTTGGTGTTAGTGGCAGAGCAAAGCAATGAAGGTCTCAAAGCCCACTGCGATGGATGTGGGGAACTGCTTTCAGCTCCATGCTTCACTTGTATTCATTGCAATTATCACCTTCACAAGCAATGTGCAGAGGCACCCCTTTACCTTCATAATCACCCTCTCCATTCCAAGCACTCAGGTGCAGGTCTTTTTCTTCGACGAGGACCATATCCTAGGGATCTCAAGGTATATGGTTGTGCATTATGCAAGGAAAAATGTAACATGTTTTTTTATCTATGTCGGGAGTGTTATTTTTCCATTGACATCAAATGTGCTCAATTATCTTCTTCATTTAAGTTTAGCCAACTGTCCAAACATGACATCCACGAACATCCATTGACCTTCATAGAAAGTCCCATGGCCATAGATGTATTCAAAAGATTCAGTTGCTCCTGGTGTCATGAACCATTGACAGATGCTACATATTTTTGTTCTACTTGTCCATCATTCATCATTCACAAGAAATGCCTTGATGAGTTACCCACTGAAATCAATCACCCTTCCCACCACATACACCCTCTTTTCCTTCATTATAGTGATCGCAACCATTTTTGCAACCTATGCCAAAAGGAACATTCTGGAGCTTTTTATGGCTGTTCTCTTTGTCATTTTAACATCAATCTTGAATGTGCTTTGCTGAGGTCTATTGTTGAAGACAAAAGCCGTCATCAGCACCCACTCACCTTATTTTGGAGACAAGACTCATTCATTTGTGATGCATGTGGCACTGAAGGAAATTACATTTCTTACATATGTTCTACATGTTGCACCATAGTCCATAAGAAATGCATTTCACTCCCACGCATTATCAAATTTTCTCGACATGATCACTGCATTTTTCACAAACATTTTCTTCAAACACGAGAGCTTACAAGGAAAGATTGCAAGATTTGTTTCAATGAAGTAAAACTAGATCGTGGGAGTTACTCTTGTAGGAGGCCAGGTTGCAATTACGTTGTCCATGTGAATTGTGTCTTAGAGGATGCAAGGTTGTACAAGGTAATTGAGGACGAAAAGCAATGTGAggagcttgaagaaaaatctatGCAGTCTTCCATCATTCGTATTATTGAGGTGAATGAAGCTGGGGAAGCTACAAAGATTGAGCATTTTAGTCATCGACATTGCTTGGTGTTAGCAGACAAGTTGGAGGaggaaattgatagaaaatgtgaTCGATGCATGCTACCTATCtcaaatattttctattattgttcAGAATGCCCTTTTTTTCTTCATAAAACCTGTGCTGAATTGCCAATAATCAAGCAACATTGGTTTCATCAAAGCAATGCCTACTTCAATTCCGACAGCTTCAAGAAATGTTACTTTTGCAGTCAATATTCTAGTGGTTTCTTCTATAGAATTAGAGGATATATGGACATGTGCACAAGGTGTGCTGAAGTTGCTGATATCATTGAATGTGAAGGACACCAACACTTTCTCTTTTTTGATTTCAAATGCAAGGAGAAATGTAATGGTTGTGGCGAAAGGTGTCAGTATGGTGCATTCAGATGTGGAAAGTGCAGATTTGCTTTGGATTTTGGATGCTTAACATTACCACATTCAGCTCTTCACAAAATTGATGAACACAAGCTAAAGCTTACTTATCATGATGATAAGGAGCAAAGTTATTGTGATATTTGTGAGCAATATAGAGATCCAAGCTTTTGGTATTATTCTTGTTCAAATTGTGATACTTCTGCTCATCCCAAATGTGTTCTTGGAAATTTTCCATTTCTCAAAGATGGGGTCACAGCTTCTTCTTATTATCACAATCATCATCACAATCTTAAATTTTTTAGGAAGGTCGAGGGCTTCCCTGAATGCTCTCGTTGTGGAAAGTTTTGCCAAGAAGAAATTTTCAAATGTAAAGAGTCTACATGCGACTATATTGTCCATTGCAAATGTCTGGGTTTATACCATTAA